The Daucus carota subsp. sativus chromosome 2, DH1 v3.0, whole genome shotgun sequence genome includes a window with the following:
- the LOC108208025 gene encoding uncharacterized protein LOC108208025 isoform X2 — MLSEKMVAGSGVYQKHGGEAGGDSILSGFGSSSGSSTDETCEREESLDELTRHITANMFMDDDEMEKGNQHIATLFQPTNVLENQEKKYYWRQKDVKEAGDGGGRAVAPDGSGMRAVFPAGSGSRKGSVGTGVFIPRVTDSPPNHHHRRKPGRGSRVIIPERVLQSLRQHRENRSANEASQAPPNENEEAPSKEVVNQSKMDEACDDEFHLPEEWIY; from the exons ATGTTGAGTGAAAAAATGGTGGCGGGGAGCGGGGTTTATCAGAAACATGGCGGAGAAGCTGGCGGCGATTCGATCCTCAGCGGGTTTGGGTCGTCTTCGGGTTCATCGACGGACGAGACATGTGAACGGGAGGAGTCTCTTGACGAATTAACTCGCCACATAACTGCGAACATGTTcatggatgatgatgagatGGAGAAAGGCAACCAACACATAGCTACTCTGTTTCAACCAACCAATGTTTTGGAGAATcag GAGAAGAAATACTACTGGAGGCAGAAGGATGTGAAGGAGGCTGGAGATGGCGGCGGAAGGGCGGTGGCACCGGACGGGTCGGGTATGAGAGCTGTGTTTCCGGCAGGGAGCGGGTCGAGAAAGGGGTCAGTTGGGACCGGCGTTTTCATCCCCCGAGTCACCGATTCTCCGCCCAATCACCACCACCGCAGGAAGCCAg GACGAGGCTCAAGAGTGATCATTCCAGAAAGGGTGCTCCAGTCTCTGAGGCAGCACCGTGAGAATAGGAGTGCTAATGAGGCGAGCCAGGCACCTCCAAATGAAAATGAGGAGGCTCCAAGCAAGGAAGTTGTGAACCAAAGCAAAATGGACGAGGCGTGTGATGATGAGTTCCATCTGCCTGAGGAATGGATTTATTGA
- the LOC108206394 gene encoding uncharacterized protein LOC108206394 → MRVSIYCLYKSAYPSSHSPNLLSRNTRMANNEKQAASSPENLLDDFFGIKQHPDSASVLALLSSKPKDSDTANSAPTRRMPMCLGGSQAWNRNQGSFPQDSGANKENKLTFPQESVHPSPLSSSIYYGSLEDMYVQSSSSQASKSYPTYYKYENGYRREGRSVEDEGAATIKWWEGSVYY, encoded by the exons ATGCGTGTCTCTATATACTGTCTTTATAAATCTGCATATCCCTCTTCTCATTCCCCAAATCTTCTCTCCAG AAACACAAGAATGGCGAACAATGAAAAGCAAGCGGCTTCTTCTCCAGAGAACTTGTTGGATGATTTTTTCGGTATCAAGCAACACCCTGATTCTGCGAGTGTTCTTGCCCTCTTATCATCGAAACCCAAG GATTCCGACACCGCAAATTCTGCGCCAACAAGACGTATGCCTATGTGTCTCGGTGGAAGTCAGGCCTGGAACCGTAACCAAG GGAGTTTTCCCCAGGATAGCGGTGCTAACAAGGAAAACAAATTAACTTTTCCGCAAGAAAGTGTGCATCCATCTCCTCTCAGCTCATCTATATACTATGGAAGCCTAGAAGATATGTATGTCCAAAGTTCAAGTTCTCAAGCTTCAAAGTCCTATCCTACT TACTACAAATATGAGAATGGATATAGACGTGAAGGAAGAAGTGTTGAAGATGAAGGTGCTGCCACCATTAAATGGTGGGAAG GATCAGTCTACTATTAA
- the LOC108207005 gene encoding uncharacterized protein LOC108207005: protein MALDGIVNVNSLFTLALFLGLAFNPSDTTYTLVDAKSCRASSSMAEHLVSFHVYSFSSFLFSSLIASSLKLTIRNAKDGNNDVEVNHVARVNMKILRVGILASAAGSVSGCVFLMLALVNMVQIKLGILSCWSWYTVSAIAPLVTLAPLALLIYICVVLHAFTR from the coding sequence ATGGCCTTAGACGGCATAGTGAACGTCAACTCCCTCTTCACCTTAGCCCTCTTCCTCGGCCTGGCCTTCAATCCATCCGATACAACCTACACCCTCGTTGACGCCAAATCCTGCAGAGCTAGCTCCTCAATGGCGGAGCATCTGGTTTCCTTCCACGTCTACTCGTTCAGCTCATTCCTTTTCTCTAGCCTCATTGCCTCCAGCCTCAAACTAACCATAAGAAATGCCAAGGATGGGAACAATGACGTGGAGGTGAACCATGTCGCGCGTGTGAACATGAAGATCCTTAGAGTCGGAATCCTGGCATCTGCGGCCGGATCAGTGTCTGGCTGTGTCTTCTTGATGCTGGCTTTGGTGAACATGGTTCAGATTAAGCTCGGGATATTGTCTTGTTGGAGCTGGTACACAGTTTCAGCTATTGCTCCTCTGGTCACATTAGCACCTTTGGCACTTCTCATATACATATGTGTAGTGTTACATGCCTTCACTCGCTAG
- the LOC108207004 gene encoding uncharacterized protein LOC108207004, which yields MAKDQPSSSRFRYLCYILVYLSTFSSITFIYWSYSSDFHVENMFRDEQQQLSIDLLSYRSAWNHLSFPSTPPQKLLKIALFVKKWAIKGRAGGLERHALTLHLALAKRGHELHVFTTSPPNTSFPEYPMIKSLFFHLTKPTAAGYLDQASVWNQFVKENSTGKPFDVVHTESVGLRYTRSRNISNLAVSWHGIAYETIHTDIIQELLRSPEDSQNHAMTERVTKVVEEVKFFPSYAHHVATSDHAGDILRRIYMIPEERVHVILNGIDEEIFKPDFDMGNDFKKKVGILDSKKLVLGIAGRLVKDKGHPLMHEALKQILLENSTFRDDVIVLVAGDGPWGSRYEDLGTNLLVLGPLEQAQLASFYNAIDIFVNPTLRAQGLDHTLLEAILSGKPVMATKVASITGSVIVGEEVGYTFSPTVSSLKESLYKVWKDGKQNLQQKGELSRQRGLTLFTATKMAACYERLFQCISYDEKQNHGYCLYKPRPVH from the coding sequence ATGGCAAAAGATCAACCCTCAAGTTCAAGATTTCGCTACCTGTGCTACATCCTAGTTTACCTCTCAACGTTCTCATCCATTACGTTTATCTACTGGTCCTACTCTTCTGATTTCCATGTCGAAAACATGTTCAGAGATGAGCAGCAACAACTCAGCATAGACCTTCTAAGCTATCGGTCTGCGTGGAATCATCTCAGTTTTCCATCAACACCGCCACAGAAACTCCTCAAAATAGCCCTGTTTGTCAAGAAATGGGCTATCAAGGGCCGCGCTGGAGGGCTTGAACGTCACGCATTGACTCTCCACCTTGCGCTTGCGAAACGAGGCCATGAGCTCCATGTGTTCACCACTTCACCTCCAAACACCAGTTTCCCTGAATACCCGATGATCAAAAGTTTGTTTTTTCACCTCACAAAGCCAACAGCTGCCGGCTATCTCGATCAGGCTTCAGTTTGGAATCAATTTGTGAAGGAAAATTCAACTGGAAAACCATTTGACGTGGTACACACTGAAAGTGTTGGTTTAAGGTATACAAGATCAAGAAACATAAGCAACCTGGCTGTCAGTTGGCACGGAATTGCATATGAGACCATACATACTGATATCATACAAGAGCTTTTACGGAGTCCTGAAGATTCGCAGAATCACGCAATGACGGAAAGGGTTACAAAGGTTGTTGAAGAGGTTAAGTTTTTTCCAAGCTACGCTCATCATGTGGCTACTAGTGATCATGCTGGAGACATCTTAAGAAGAATCTACATGATACCAGAAGAACGCGTTCATGTTATTCTCAATGGCATCGATGAAGAGATTTTTAAGCCAGATTTTGACATGGGTAATGATTTTAAAAAGAAGGTTGGAATTTTAGATTCTAAGAAATTGGTTCTAGGAATTGCAGGGAGGTTAGTTAAAGATAAAGGACACCCTTTGATGCATGAAGCTCTAAAGCAGATTCTCTTGGAGAATTCTACATTTCGAGACGATGTGATTGTTCTGGTTGCTGGAGATGGTCCATGGGGTTCCAGATATGAAGATCTAGGGACTAACTTGCTGGTTCTAGGGCCACTTGAACAAGCTCAGCTAGCAAGTTTTTACAATGCAATTGACATATTTGTGAATCCGACACTCCGAGCTCAGGGTCTGGATCACACGTTGTTAGAAGCAATTCTTTCAGGGAAGCCAGTAATGGCTACGAAGGTTGCGAGCATTACAGGGTCTGTGATTGTCGGTGAAGAAGTGGGCTATACGTTTTCACCTACTGTGAGCTCTTTAAAGGAATCACTTTACAAAGTCTGGAAAGATGGTAAGCAGAACTTACAGCAAAAAGGGGAGTTGTCAAGACAGAGGGGATTGACTCTGTTCACTGCCACTAAAATGGCAGCTTGCTATGAAAGATTGTTTCAATGCATCTCATATGATGAAAAACAAAATCACGGGTATTGTCTATACAAACCCCGTCCGGTTCACTGA
- the LOC108208025 gene encoding uncharacterized protein LOC108208025 isoform X1 — MLSEKMVAGSGVYQKHGGEAGGDSILSGFGSSSGSSTDETCEREESLDELTRHITANMFMDDDEMEKGNQHIATLFQPTNVLENQQEKKYYWRQKDVKEAGDGGGRAVAPDGSGMRAVFPAGSGSRKGSVGTGVFIPRVTDSPPNHHHRRKPGRGSRVIIPERVLQSLRQHRENRSANEASQAPPNENEEAPSKEVVNQSKMDEACDDEFHLPEEWIY; from the exons ATGTTGAGTGAAAAAATGGTGGCGGGGAGCGGGGTTTATCAGAAACATGGCGGAGAAGCTGGCGGCGATTCGATCCTCAGCGGGTTTGGGTCGTCTTCGGGTTCATCGACGGACGAGACATGTGAACGGGAGGAGTCTCTTGACGAATTAACTCGCCACATAACTGCGAACATGTTcatggatgatgatgagatGGAGAAAGGCAACCAACACATAGCTACTCTGTTTCAACCAACCAATGTTTTGGAGAATcag CAGGAGAAGAAATACTACTGGAGGCAGAAGGATGTGAAGGAGGCTGGAGATGGCGGCGGAAGGGCGGTGGCACCGGACGGGTCGGGTATGAGAGCTGTGTTTCCGGCAGGGAGCGGGTCGAGAAAGGGGTCAGTTGGGACCGGCGTTTTCATCCCCCGAGTCACCGATTCTCCGCCCAATCACCACCACCGCAGGAAGCCAg GACGAGGCTCAAGAGTGATCATTCCAGAAAGGGTGCTCCAGTCTCTGAGGCAGCACCGTGAGAATAGGAGTGCTAATGAGGCGAGCCAGGCACCTCCAAATGAAAATGAGGAGGCTCCAAGCAAGGAAGTTGTGAACCAAAGCAAAATGGACGAGGCGTGTGATGATGAGTTCCATCTGCCTGAGGAATGGATTTATTGA